A portion of the Planctomicrobium piriforme genome contains these proteins:
- a CDS encoding DUF58 domain-containing protein translates to MSSGSKSRGLSIAGIALMIAGLLIVSLEVKTGIFFRQLGIVGYVLVVAVGTACSVWGLKELVAQTWPRLAGRGYYFRLPREGLVFLVLTFFFFGGSILGRSNLLMMVFAMMVGGFLVNGWLTFTMLRGSRMWRVLPERAMAGEPVAITLELENRNPWLSARLMTVHDTIIHSSVELEPEVLFVQVPPQSQGAGVYHFQPSVRGKYEFSRLDVTTRFPLGLVQRGVSRDLPQTLLVYPRMGHLRPDWRRLRASSAELSHQIRGAAGAFQDELHQLREYRVGDDRRMIHWRTSARMDELMVSEYQETRDRDLLLIVDAWLPKRPPAGLAEQFERGLRFATTIAMQTLHSTRQSALFVELLGKKTVSWRGDVERQPDALLDGFALLEPFRGESLDAVKQLLGNEWNRAKRIVVVSTRAPAIRELISQWQEGAPLEAEIFGTSADELNRIFVELPSTSLSPSPA, encoded by the coding sequence ATGAGTTCCGGCAGCAAAAGTCGAGGCCTGTCCATCGCGGGCATTGCTTTGATGATCGCCGGATTGTTGATTGTCTCTCTGGAAGTCAAAACGGGCATCTTCTTCAGGCAACTGGGGATTGTCGGTTATGTGCTGGTGGTGGCAGTCGGCACCGCCTGTTCGGTGTGGGGACTGAAGGAACTCGTCGCTCAAACGTGGCCCCGTCTGGCAGGCCGCGGCTATTACTTCCGCCTCCCCCGCGAAGGACTGGTCTTTCTGGTCCTGACGTTCTTCTTCTTCGGCGGATCGATTCTCGGACGGTCAAACCTGCTGATGATGGTCTTCGCCATGATGGTGGGCGGCTTTCTCGTCAACGGCTGGCTCACCTTCACGATGCTCCGCGGCTCCCGCATGTGGCGCGTGCTCCCCGAACGGGCGATGGCCGGTGAACCGGTCGCCATCACTCTCGAACTCGAAAATCGCAATCCCTGGCTCTCCGCCCGCCTAATGACGGTACACGACACCATCATTCATTCTTCGGTGGAACTCGAACCTGAGGTGCTCTTCGTCCAGGTGCCGCCTCAATCTCAAGGGGCCGGTGTTTATCACTTTCAGCCCTCCGTTCGCGGCAAGTACGAGTTCTCCCGACTCGATGTCACGACGCGGTTTCCGCTCGGCCTCGTCCAGCGCGGAGTCAGCCGCGATCTCCCGCAGACGTTGCTGGTTTATCCGCGCATGGGCCACCTGCGGCCGGACTGGCGACGACTCCGCGCGAGTTCGGCGGAGCTCTCGCATCAGATTCGTGGCGCGGCCGGGGCTTTTCAGGACGAACTGCATCAGCTCCGCGAGTACCGCGTCGGTGACGACCGCCGAATGATTCACTGGCGCACATCGGCGCGCATGGACGAGCTGATGGTCTCGGAATATCAGGAGACTCGCGACCGCGACCTGCTCTTGATCGTCGATGCCTGGCTGCCAAAACGTCCTCCTGCAGGCCTGGCCGAACAGTTCGAACGGGGCCTGCGGTTTGCCACGACGATCGCGATGCAGACCCTGCACTCGACGCGGCAATCGGCTTTGTTTGTCGAGTTGCTGGGGAAGAAAACGGTTTCGTGGAGGGGCGACGTCGAACGCCAGCCCGATGCATTGCTCGATGGATTCGCACTGCTGGAGCCGTTTCGCGGAGAAAGTCTCGACGCCGTGAAACAACTCCTGGGTAACGAATGGAATCGCGCAAAAAGAATCGTCGTGGTCTCGACGAGAGCGCCTGCGATTCGGGAACTGATCAGCCAATGGCAGGAGGGCGCGCCGCTCGAGGCGGAGATTTTTGGCACCAGCGCGGATGAACTGAACCGAATTTTTGTGGAACTGCCGTCAACGTCGCTCTCACCCAGTCCGGCCTGA
- a CDS encoding THUMP domain-containing class I SAM-dependent RNA methyltransferase has protein sequence MEEVELSAVVAFGMEAIVVRELRALGYEQAFVEDGRVRFRGDLSAICRANLWLRCAERVQVVVGEFQARNFDDLFDNVKELPWEKWLPVDAKFPVDARCVRSEIRSVPNTQKMVKRAIVERLRKTHSRHWFAETGIEYVIEAHLLGDRALLTIDTTGDGLHKRGYRRFMGAAPLRETVAAALVKLSYWGRDRLLVDPFCGSGTIPIEAALIGKNIAPGRNRHFSAQDWPQIPQALWAAAHQEARDLEDRRSFAMPIIGTDRDREAVKTSKMNARLAGVETDIHFERKDFVEFPTNRDFGVLICNPPYGERMGDEDEVRQLHHDMGELLASLDTWSLYILTASERFEREFGKRADRRRKLFNARIPCTYYQYLGPKPPGMAAAGGEEADSENGQESPDSD, from the coding sequence ATGGAGGAAGTTGAACTGTCAGCCGTGGTCGCTTTCGGCATGGAAGCAATCGTTGTGCGCGAACTCCGCGCCTTGGGCTACGAACAGGCGTTCGTCGAAGATGGCCGGGTCCGCTTTCGCGGAGACCTGTCCGCCATCTGTCGGGCGAACCTGTGGCTCCGCTGCGCGGAACGCGTGCAGGTGGTCGTCGGCGAATTTCAGGCTCGCAACTTCGACGACCTGTTCGACAACGTGAAGGAACTCCCCTGGGAAAAATGGCTCCCGGTGGACGCCAAGTTTCCAGTCGACGCCCGGTGCGTCCGTTCCGAGATCCGCAGCGTTCCCAATACGCAGAAGATGGTGAAACGGGCCATCGTCGAACGTCTGCGAAAAACTCATTCCCGCCACTGGTTCGCGGAAACAGGCATCGAATACGTCATCGAAGCGCACTTGTTGGGCGACCGCGCGCTGCTGACGATCGACACCACCGGCGACGGCCTGCACAAGCGGGGCTATCGCCGCTTCATGGGGGCCGCCCCCCTGCGTGAAACTGTCGCCGCTGCACTGGTGAAGCTCAGCTACTGGGGCCGCGACCGCTTGCTGGTCGATCCATTCTGCGGTTCCGGAACCATTCCCATCGAAGCGGCTCTCATCGGCAAGAACATTGCCCCCGGCCGCAACCGGCACTTCTCCGCACAAGACTGGCCGCAGATCCCGCAGGCGCTCTGGGCTGCCGCTCATCAGGAAGCCCGCGATCTGGAAGACCGCCGTTCCTTCGCCATGCCGATCATCGGCACCGACCGCGATCGCGAAGCGGTCAAAACTTCGAAAATGAACGCCCGGCTGGCCGGCGTCGAGACCGACATTCACTTCGAACGCAAAGACTTCGTCGAGTTCCCGACCAACCGCGATTTCGGCGTCCTCATCTGTAATCCTCCCTACGGAGAACGGATGGGGGATGAAGACGAAGTCCGCCAATTGCATCACGACATGGGCGAACTGCTGGCGTCGCTCGACACCTGGTCGCTCTACATTCTCACTGCATCGGAGCGCTTTGAACGGGAATTCGGCAAACGGGCGGATCGCCGCCGTAAGCTGTTCAACGCCCGCATTCCCTGCACTTATTACCAGTATCTGGGCCCCAAACCGCCGGGCATGGCTGCCGCAGGCGGGGAAGAGGCCGACTCGGAAAACGGCCAGGAGTCGCCAGATTCGGATTAA
- a CDS encoding ASCH domain-containing protein, protein MPGIESPDINRVALSIQQPWAELILRGIKTIEIRKAPTRIRGTVYLYAAKQFSTLQCAQVALDAYNLERETLSRGCIVGQVDLLDCRVSQPDDAALACVPEMMVQDTCSWILGGAVRCPQLWPARHLPFGPWFYPFQRRGSSPGHRRMYGGS, encoded by the coding sequence ATGCCTGGAATTGAATCGCCAGACATCAATCGAGTCGCTCTCAGCATTCAACAGCCATGGGCGGAGCTGATCCTCCGGGGCATCAAAACCATCGAGATCCGAAAGGCTCCCACGCGCATTCGGGGAACCGTTTACTTGTACGCGGCGAAACAATTTTCGACGCTGCAGTGCGCACAGGTCGCGCTGGATGCTTACAATCTGGAGCGGGAAACGTTGTCGCGCGGCTGCATCGTCGGCCAGGTCGACCTTCTCGATTGTCGCGTCTCGCAACCGGATGACGCAGCGTTGGCCTGCGTTCCGGAAATGATGGTGCAAGACACCTGCAGTTGGATATTGGGCGGCGCTGTCCGCTGCCCGCAGCTCTGGCCGGCTCGACACCTGCCGTTTGGTCCGTGGTTCTACCCGTTCCAGCGTCGCGGTTCGTCGCCAGGCCATCGGAGAATGTATGGAGGAAGTTGA